From a region of the Penaeus vannamei isolate JL-2024 chromosome 2, ASM4276789v1, whole genome shotgun sequence genome:
- the LOC113819108 gene encoding cuticle protein 7, protein MFSKVTLLMAVAGVALAFPSDPYGPPPHQPVYKEDPIPYNYAYAINDQYAGADFGHNEDSDGKTVKGSYTVQLPDGRKQTVNYVADHYNGYQAEVNYYGEAQYPHEYGPAITFKPQHSYHPQPSYQPQPQPSYQPQPQPSYQPQPQPSYQPQPQPSYQPQPSYQ, encoded by the exons ATGTTCTCCAAG gTAACGTTACTCATGGCCGTGGCGGGAGTAGCCCTGGCCTTCCCCTCGGACCCCTATGGCCCCCCTCCCCATCAGCCTGTATACAAGGAG GATCCCATCCCGTACAATTACGCTTACGCCATCAACGACCAATACGCCGGCGCCGACTTCGGCCACAACGAGGACTCGGACGGCAAGACGGTCAAGGGATCCTACACCGTCCAGCTCCCTGATGGACGGAAGCAGACG GTAAACTACGTGGCTGACCACTACAACGGCTACCAGGCTGAGGTCAACTACTAcggcgaggctcagtacccccACGAGTACGGTCCCGCCATCACCTTCAAGCCCCAGCACTCCTACCATCCCCAACCCTCATaccagccccagccccagccctcATACCAGCCCCAGCCACAGCCCTCATACCAGCCCCAGCCACAGCCCTCATaccagccccagccccagccctcATACCAGCCACAACCATCATACCAGTAG
- the LOC113819123 gene encoding cuticle protein 19, which translates to MLRASSSTAMYKFTVLAALVAVVASLPSNLYHAPPTYKEPAKPYSFAYGVQDKYAGTDFGQNEESDGNTVRGSYTVQLPDGRKQTVNYEADHHKGFIADVNYYGEAQYPKYTGPAITFKPSGGYRPAPTYH; encoded by the exons ATGCTACGTGCCTCATCCTCGACAGCCATGTACAAG TTCACCGTCCTCGCGGCCCTCGTGGCAGTGGTGGCTTCTCTCCCGTCGAACCTTTACCACGCGCCCCCAACATACAAGGAG CCAGCCAAGCCATACTCGTTTGCGTATGGCGTCCAGGATAAATACGCCGGCACAGACTTCGGCCAGAACGAAGAATCCGACGGAAACACGGTCAGGGGATCTTACACTGTGCAGCTTCCCGATGGCCGCAAACAGACG GTGAACTACGAAGCCGACCACCACAAGGGCTTCATTGCCGACGTGAACTACTACGGCGAAGCTCAGTACCCGAAGTACACCGGACCTGCTATCACCTTCAAGCCAAGCGGAGGGTACCGCCCAGCCCCCACCTACCACTAA